Proteins co-encoded in one Salvia splendens isolate huo1 chromosome 4, SspV2, whole genome shotgun sequence genomic window:
- the LOC121797666 gene encoding cytochrome P450 734A1-like: MEDYHFHLLWLLLISYILFVLLLKLVVHLWWAPRRVENFFMKQGIKGPKYQLFLGNLKELASLNMLASAQSMPPLSHNILPRVLSFYHHWKKIYGSMFLVWFGPTARLTVSDPALIREIFILKSEMFEKNESPPLVRKIEGDGLLSLKGEKWSHHRKIIQPAFHTENLKLMMPMMAKSMEAAVMKWSEGMCNGGEVEVDVSDWFQNLVEDVITRATFGRSYEEGKAIFELQSQQMVHATEAYQKVFIPGYRFLPTKKNRICWRLEKEIRKSLLKLIDGRRRRRGEEGASEECPNDLLEVMIRAAAITPNDVVEECKTIFFAGKHTTANLLTWTTVLLAMHPEWQEQARDEVLRVCGARDSPSKDDLLHLPKLKTLGMILNESLRLYPPAVAIIRRAKREVQLGGVYVPRGTELLIPILAVHHDPALWCHDPHEFNPGRFAKGMAHAAKHPMAYMPFGLGARRCVGQNLAIFQAKLAIAIILRQFSFELAPSYQHAPSVLMLLHPQHGAPIVFKKL, translated from the exons ATGGAAGATTACCACTTCCACTTGCTATGGCTTCTTCTCATCTCATATATTCTGTTTGTTCTTCTGCTCAAACTAGTGGTTCATCTGTGGTGGGCACCAAGGAGAGTTGAGAATTTCTTCATGAAACAGGGGATCAAAGGCCCCAAATACCAGCTCTTCTTGGGGAATTTGAAGGAGTTAGCCAGCTTGAATATGCTGGCTTCTGCTCAATCCATGCCTCCTCTATCCCACAACATTCTCCCTAGAGTCCTCTCTTTCTACCACCATTGGAAGAAGATATATG GCTCCATGTTCCTGGTGTGGTTTGGGCCAACAGCAAGGCTCACAGTCTCTGACCCAGCCCTAATCAGAGAGATCTTCATCTTGAAATCAGAGATGTTTGAGAAGAATGAGTCACCACCACTGGTGAGGAAAATTGAAGGTGATGGTTTGCTGAGCCTCAAGGGGGAGAAATGGTCCCACCACAGGAAGATCATCCAGCCAGCTTTCCACACAGAGAATCTCAAG TTGATGATGCCAATGATGGCTAAGAGCATGGAAGCAGCAGTGATGAAATGGAGTGAGGGAATGTGCAATGGTGGGGAAGTGGAGGTGGATGTTTCTGATTGGTTCCAGAATCTGGTTGAGGATGTGATCACAAGAGCTACTTTTGGGAGAAGCTATGAGGAAGGGAAAGCCATTTTTGAGCTGCAATCTCAGCAGATGGTCCATGCCACTGAGGCTTATCAGAAGGTCTTCATCCCTGGCTATAG ATTTTTGCCGACTAAAAAGAACAGAATTTGTTGGAGGCTGGAGAAGGAAATTCGGAAATCGCTGCTGAAGCTCATCGACGGGAGAAGGCGGCGGCGAGGGGAGGAAGGTGCGTCGGAGGAATGCCCGAACGATTTGCTGGAGGTGATGATTAGGGCGGCCGCGATCACCCCAAACGACGTCGTGGAGGAGTGCAAAACGATCTTCTTCGCCGGAAAGCACACCACCGCGAATCTGCTGACGTGGACGACCGTGCTATTGGCCATGCATCCAGAGTGGCAGGAGCAGGCACGTGACGAGGTCCTCCGCGTGTGCGGGGCACGTGACTCCCCTTCTAAAGACGATCTCCTCCATCTCCCTAAGCTCAAAACG CTGGGGATGATCCTGAACGAATCGCTGAGGCTGTACCCGCCGGCGGTGGCGATAATCCGACGGGCGAAGAGGGAGGTACAGCTGGGTGGGGTCTACGTGCCGCGGGGGACGGAGCTGCTGATCCCGATCCTGGCCGTGCACCACGACCCGGCGCTGTGGTGTCACGACCCGCACGAGTTCAACCCGGGCAGGTTCGCGAAGGGCATGGCGCACGCTGCGAAGCACCCGATGGCGTACATGCCGTTCGGGCTCGGGGCGCGGCGGTGCGTGGGGCAGAATCTGGCCATATTCCAAGCCAAGCTGGCGATCGCGATCATCCTGCGGCAGTTCTCGTTCGAGCTTGCGCCGAGCTACCAGCACGCGCCCTCCGTGCTCATGCTGCTCCACCCACAGCACGGCGCGCCCATTGTGTTTAAAAAATTATAG
- the LOC121800220 gene encoding uncharacterized protein LOC121800220 → MEPFHTLLDDLQLTKTNSIIKVRCIHVYEVAAPRDKTNIVSLECVLHDRMGTRIQATIPRILHAKFGALIREGGIFRIRNFLVRQNRPRNPVTNHAYHIKMISSTQMIEVNEPQFPKMLLNLKSFEEITQIDIIGVVVDTGKIVTHSTYRLIEIRLSDSDHNMLFCTLWGDVVDSYLQQLEGIKGEMPIIIVQFCKPTLFRGTIRVSTHFNTSRVYINQDIDEISKFKERISGDVAFLSQESIYRFTDTRVSNEFDGLVVKTLADVQEDVDGSYWICGKIEDVECHYGQWSYMACKQCVKKVVKVKNGFNCEECDNFDGIAISRFRFIVNVVDGSSNASLLLWDRECVQLLGKKVDEIQLGHQELGADECIPPEIEEKLLGQTLLFRIHVKTSNEYWIDKPYTVNKICNDPQIVDKYIPPTLDSRGANLGLEISPTLEGLSPFAGTDVVLHGSTSGANDTQTKSISKDSLKRSLDVEILGQTIVVGGEQKKLMIKQEHN, encoded by the exons ATGGAACCATTCCACACCTTGCTCGATGATCTACAACTAACGAAAACTAATTCGATTATCAAAGTCCGTTGTATCCATGTCTATGAAGTTGCCGCTCCTAGAGACAAAACCAATATCGTGAGTTTAGAATGTGTGCTTCACGATCGAATG GGCACAAGGATTCAAGCAACTATTCCACGAATTCTACACGCAAAGTTTGGTGCACTCATCAGGGAAGGGGGTATATTTCGTATACGCAATTTTCTCGTGAGGCAAAATCGGCCTCGCAATCCAGTTACAAATCATGCATACCACATTAAGATGATTTCAAGCACCCAAATGATTGAAGTTAATGAGCCTCAATTTCCAAAAATGCTTTTAAATTTGAAGTCATTTGAGGAGATTACGCAGATTG aTATCATTGGTGTGGTTGTCGACACTGGAAAAATTGTTACACATTCTACATATAGACTCATCGAAATCCGACTATCAGATTCCGA CCATAACATGCTTTTTTGCACATTGTGGGGAGATGTTGTTGATTCTTATCTTCAACAACTAGAAGGAATTAAAGGAGAAATGCCCATTATTATTGTCCAATTTTGCAAGCCAACTTTGTTTCGCG GCACAATTCGTGTGAGTACCCACTTTAATACATCTAGGGTTTACATCAACCAAGATATTGATGAGATTTCCAAGTTCAAAGAGAG GATTTCTGGTGACGTCGCTTTCTTGTCCCAAGAATCAATTTATCGTTTTACTGATACAAGGGTGTCTAATGAATTTGATGGCTTGGTCGTAAAAACTCTTGCGGATGTACAAGAAGATGTG GATGGTTCTTATTGGATTTGTGGTAAAATTGAAGATGTTGAGTGTCACTATGGCCAATGGTCATACATGGCGTGCAAACAATGTGTCAAAAAGGTTGTGAAGGTTAAGAATGGGTTCAACTGTGAGGAATGTGATAATTTTGATGGGATTGCCATTTCGAG GTTCCGGTTCATCGTGAACGTTGTTGATGGTAGTAGCAATGCATCATTGCTATTATGGGATCGAGAATGTGTCCAACTATTAGGAAAAAAAGTAGATGAAATCCAACTTGGCCATCAGGAG ctTGGAGCTGATGAATGTATTCCCCCTGAGATTGAGGAAAAACTTTTGGGACAAACTTTACTATTTAGAATCCATGTGAAAACCAGTAATGAGTATTGGATTGATAAACCATACACtgtgaataaaatatgtaatgaCCCTCAAATCGTCGATAAGTACATTCCCCCAACTTTGGACTCACGGGGTGCAAATTTAGGATTGGAAATTTCTCCCACTTTGGAAGGGCTTTCTCCG TTTGCTGGAACGGACGTTGTTCTGCATGGCTCTACCTCTGGTGCCAACGACACTCAAACTAAATCGATTTCTAAAGATTCATTGAAAAGAAGTTTGGATGTTGAAATTTTAGGACAAACGATTGTTGTTGGTGGTGAGCAGAAGAAATTAATGATCAAGCAGGAGCATAATTAG